A segment of the Alistipes sp. ZOR0009 genome:
GGCGGATGATGTCATGGCAAAACCGAAAATGTTGCCCATGATGTTGCCGCTCATCTTTGACGAAATGGTGGTTGGCATTGGAATGGTGCCGTTTATCATTTCGTAGCTTATCGAGAAAACGTACTTAATACCGGTGTTGGTGGTTGTTAGCTCGGCGTTGGTTATGTTGTAAACATTGTCTACGATGTACAATGTGCCGCTATAGTAGGATCCGACACTTTTTCGTGGGGAGAATGCTATTTTGTAGGTGGTGTTACCGTTCTGCTGCGACGAGCCAACCAACTGAAACTTGTAGAAGGTAAAGGCCGAGCGTCCTAAAGGAGAGGCTGCGCCAAAGAAGGTTTCGTTGTAAATGTTGTTGCGGTATATGCTAAGGCCGGGGATGCTAAAGTCATCATCGGGGAAGTTGGTACGCATGGAAATGGTTTTCTGCGTGTACTGGTTGGGTGTTTTGTAGGAGAGCTTATTTACGATCTCCATGGTGTAGGTTTTTCCTTCGACAGGTAACTTTTGCTCTTTAGGAACCAACCACTTAACAATTTTGGAGAATTTGGTAATCTTCAGGTTGGTTTTAAAGTAGACATCGGAAGTGTAAGACGAGAGCTTGCTCTTGAATATTTGTCCGTTGGTAATGGCCTTTCTCATTATTCTATCGGCAGGATTGTCTTTGCTGGAGACAACCACCTCCTTTAGCTCGTAGGTTGCATCTTCGAGCGTTACATTTAGCGTAACCGCCTTATCGTCTACTTGGATGGACCTGTTTTGAGGCTTGTACCCAATTGCCTGAAAGTTTATGTTGTAGCTTCCGGGCTTGAGCTTGAGTATGTAGCTTCCTTTTTCGCTGGTTGGAGCTCCTTGCATTATCTCCTTTATATATACCGATGCAAAAGGAATTGGTTCGCCTTTGGAGTTGGAAACCTTGCCAAGAACCTGTCCGTTGGCTTTTAAGGAGAAAACAGCTGCTGCTATGCTAAGTAGTGCATATGTGGTGTTTCTTGTAATTCTCATACTGTTTTTAAGTAGTTGTATTTTACGTTTTAGCAATATTTTATAAGCAATTGAATTATAAACGCAATGTTAACTTTTTTATTGCATTGATTTTTACCGCGTATCGTCTTCTGTTAAAATAATTTTCTCTTTTTAACAGAGGGAATGCGCATCTCTTTTTACATCTGAAAATACGATGTTTGGACAGGTTGTAATGGCCTTTAAAATACGCCTAGAGGCCTTTTGTGGTTTTACGTTGTTTTCTGTTTCACACAATTAAGGTTATCAGCGATTTAAACTTTATCCTTTAAGGTTTGTTAAGTAGAAAGTAAAACTTATAGGCAAACTAAAAACTACAACGCAATGCTGTTCGATATCGACCTAATCAAGAAGGTGTACGCAGCTCTTCCAGCGAAGGTAGAGCAGGCACGAGCCCTGCTGGGGCGACCACTCACGCTAACCGAGAAAATTCTTTATGCGCACATTGATGGTGCATTTCCTAAACAACCCTTAGAAAGGGGAGAATCGTATGTTGACTTTAACCCAGATCGGGTTGCCATGCAGGATGCTACTGCGCAGATGGCCCTGCTACAGTTTATGGGTGCAGGTAAAACCAAGGTGGCCGTACCTACTACTGTTCATTGCGATCACCTTATACAGGCAAAGCTAGGCGCTGAAGCCGACTTAAAAGATGCAGAAACAACAAATAAGGAAGTGTACGATTTCTTGGCCTCGGTATCCAATAAGTATGGTATTGGTTTTTGGAAGCCGGGCGCAGGTATCATTCACCAAATTGTTCTAGAAAACTACGCATTTCCAGGCGGAATGATGGTTGGAACAGATTCTCATACCGTGAATGCTGGAGGGCTAGGAATGGTTGCCATTGGCGTTGGTGGTGCTGACGCTGTTGATGTAATGGTTGGTATGCCTTGGGAGTTGAAGTTCCCGAAGCTCATAGGTGTGAAGCTGACAGGACGGATGAATGGTTGGACTTCGGCAAAGGATATCATCCTAAAGTTGGCCGGTATTCTTACTGTTGATGGAGGAACGGATGCTATTATTGAATATTTTGGAGAAGGTGCTGATTCTATTTCAGCGACCGGAAAGGGAACCATTTGTAATATGGGGGCCGAAGTTGGTGCAACAACATCAATCTTTGGATTTGATGATAGCATGGCGAGGTACCTTACAGCCACAGGACGAAAGGATGTAGCCGATTTGGCTTTTCAAATAAAGGATGATTTACGGATAGATTCTGAGGTTGCCGCAAACCCTGAAAAGTATTTCGATAGGGTTGTTGAAATTAATCTTTCGGAGTTGGAACCCTACGTGAATGGTCCGTTTACTCCAGATAAAGCGTGGCCAATTTCGCAGTTTGCACAAGCAGTTGAGGAGAATGGTTATCCAGAAAAGCTTGAGGTGGGTCTAATTGGATCTTGTACAAATTCGTCATACGAGGATATTACACGTGCGGCATCGGTTGCAGCCCAGGCCGCCCAAAAGAATATCAAGGTAAAAAGTGAATTTACAATAACTCCTGGTTCGGAGATGATTCGATATACCATGCAGCGAGATGGCCTTTTGGATGTGTTCGACAAGATAGGAGGTGTAGTTCTGGCTAATGCGTGTGGTCCATGTATCGGTCAGTGGGCGCGTCATAATGCGGATAAGGGAGAGCGGAATTCGATCATAACCTCGTTCAACCGAAATTTTGCCAAGCGAAATGATGGCAACCCCAACACCTTTGCATTTGTGGCTTCGCCCGAAATTGTAACAGCCTTGGCCGTTGCAGGCAGCTTAAAGTTTAATCCGCTTACCGATACCTTAAAAAATGAAAAGGGAGAGGATGTTCGACTTGATGAACCTCAAGGATTTGAGCTGCCCATTCGTGGTTTTGATGTTGCGGATAATGGCTATGTTGCTCCTGCTACAGATGGATCGAAAGTGGATGTTAGCATTGACTCTGCCTCTTCGAGATTGCAGGAACTTAAACCTTTTGAACCTTGGAATGGGAAAGACCTTAAAGGCCTTCGCTTACTTATTAAGGTAAAAGGTAAGTGTACGACCGATCATATTTCCATGGCTGGACCGTGGTTGAAATACCGCGGACACCTTGAGAATATTTCTCAGAATATGCTTATTGGAGCGACAAACTTCTTTAATGGTCATACGAATAGCGTTAAGAGCCAGCTAGACCATAAGTTTGTGCCAGTTCCTGATGCCGCTAAGGCCTATCGTGATGCGGGTTTCAAGTCTATAGTTATTGGAGATGAAAATTATGGCGAAGGCTCTTCGCGCGAACACGCAGCGATGGAACCTCGATATCTTGGAGTTGCTGTAATTCTAGCCAAGTCTTTTGCTCGGATACATCAAACAAACCTGAAAAAGCAGGGGGTGTTGGCCTTAACCTTTGTTGATAAATCTGATTACGATAGGGTAAGGGAGGATGATATTGTTGATATTCTTGGTCTGGAGTCTTTTCATCCATCCAAAAACTTTACAGTTGTTCTAACTCATAGAGACGGAACAACCGAATCTTTTGAGGTAGCACAAACTTACAATGAAAACCAGTTTGAATGGTTTAAGGCAGGTTCGGCACTCAATCTTATAAGAAATAGCCAAAAGTAAAATCTATTAAAACGAATAGCTATGAGCGACTTTTCTAATTGGACTCGCTTAGCCGAGCAAGCTGCTGAAATCGAAAATGATCTTTTCGTAAAGTACGATGTGAAAAGAGGTCTTCGCAATGCTGATCACACGGGAGTTCTTGTTGGTTTGTCTAACATTGGATCTGTATCGGGTGTACAAAAAGTTGATGGCGTAAATGTACCTGCCCACGGAAAGCTGACGTACAGAGGTATTGACATCAAGGATTTAGCTGAAGGGTATCTGACAGAAAAGCGAAGAGGCTTTGAGGAGACCGTTTATTTGCTCCTTTTTGGAAAGCTTCCTTCAAGAGATGAACTTGAACGATTTGCAGAATACATGAAGGAGCAGCGTTCGTTGCCCGAGTATTTTACAAAAGATATAATACTCTCGTTTAGGGGTAAGGATATAATGAATATGCTTGCACGTTCGGTGTTGGCTCTTTATACAACCGATGATAATGCTGATGATATTAGTACCGAAAATATACTTCGCCAGTCGGTTAGTCTTATTGCAAAATTTCCAACGCTTATCGCACATGCTTTTCATGGTATGCGCTACCACTATATGCACAAAACGTTGGTAATTCGCCATCCTCGATTGGATTTGAGCCATGCGGAGAATTTTTTGTACATGCTCAAAGGGGCCAATAGGTATACGCCTCTAGAAGTTGAAATTCTTGACTTAGCGTTGGTTCTTCATGCCGAACATGAAGGCGGAAACAACTCATCCTTCACGGTTCACGTGGTTAGCTCTTCGCAAACCGACACCTATTCGGCTATTGCAGCAGCCATAGGTTCCCTTAAAGGGCCATTACATGGTGGGGCTAATAGCGAGGTAATGGCGATGATGGACAACATTAAGCGTAATATCAAGAATTGG
Coding sequences within it:
- a CDS encoding aconitate hydratase, whose product is MLFDIDLIKKVYAALPAKVEQARALLGRPLTLTEKILYAHIDGAFPKQPLERGESYVDFNPDRVAMQDATAQMALLQFMGAGKTKVAVPTTVHCDHLIQAKLGAEADLKDAETTNKEVYDFLASVSNKYGIGFWKPGAGIIHQIVLENYAFPGGMMVGTDSHTVNAGGLGMVAIGVGGADAVDVMVGMPWELKFPKLIGVKLTGRMNGWTSAKDIILKLAGILTVDGGTDAIIEYFGEGADSISATGKGTICNMGAEVGATTSIFGFDDSMARYLTATGRKDVADLAFQIKDDLRIDSEVAANPEKYFDRVVEINLSELEPYVNGPFTPDKAWPISQFAQAVEENGYPEKLEVGLIGSCTNSSYEDITRAASVAAQAAQKNIKVKSEFTITPGSEMIRYTMQRDGLLDVFDKIGGVVLANACGPCIGQWARHNADKGERNSIITSFNRNFAKRNDGNPNTFAFVASPEIVTALAVAGSLKFNPLTDTLKNEKGEDVRLDEPQGFELPIRGFDVADNGYVAPATDGSKVDVSIDSASSRLQELKPFEPWNGKDLKGLRLLIKVKGKCTTDHISMAGPWLKYRGHLENISQNMLIGATNFFNGHTNSVKSQLDHKFVPVPDAAKAYRDAGFKSIVIGDENYGEGSSREHAAMEPRYLGVAVILAKSFARIHQTNLKKQGVLALTFVDKSDYDRVREDDIVDILGLESFHPSKNFTVVLTHRDGTTESFEVAQTYNENQFEWFKAGSALNLIRNSQK
- a CDS encoding citrate synthase — its product is MSDFSNWTRLAEQAAEIENDLFVKYDVKRGLRNADHTGVLVGLSNIGSVSGVQKVDGVNVPAHGKLTYRGIDIKDLAEGYLTEKRRGFEETVYLLLFGKLPSRDELERFAEYMKEQRSLPEYFTKDIILSFRGKDIMNMLARSVLALYTTDDNADDISTENILRQSVSLIAKFPTLIAHAFHGMRYHYMHKTLVIRHPRLDLSHAENFLYMLKGANRYTPLEVEILDLALVLHAEHEGGNNSSFTVHVVSSSQTDTYSAIAAAIGSLKGPLHGGANSEVMAMMDNIKRNIKNWADEKEIEEYLAKILRKEAYDRSGKIYGMGHAVYTLSDPRAVVLKKKAREVAIEKNRLDEYNLYDAIERLAPKVFHEIKGEKVIAPNVDFYSGFVYCMLDIPVAVYTPMFAMARIAGWCAHRLEEMISAKRIIRPAYKTLAEDASYIPLTQRK